CACGCCCGTGGAGAAGGCCTTCGTGCCGCGGAAGAGAATCCACGAGCTCGGAGGCAGCGCGATGGGATCCTCCATGTACTTCGGCGCCACGCTCGATGCGGAGGTCGACTTCTCCGTGAGCATCGAGAAGGCGCGCCGGCTCCTGGGCTTCCGCCCGACCGACCCCACGGTCGGCCTCGGCGAGGCGTACGCATGGTACCTCGCCCACGATCGCGGCCGCCATCCCAAGTTCACGTTCGACAAGGAGGTCCTGGGCCGTTGACCGCGGCGATGGGCGTGGTGTCCGTGAACGTCGCCCTCGGCCGCTCCGTCTCGTGGCAGGGCGGGACCGTCCGCACGGGAATCTTCAAGGAACCGGTGCTGGGGCGGGTCCGCGTCGGACCCCTCGGCCTCGAGGGAGACGAGCAGGCGGACCTCGAAGTCCATGGGGGCCCGCTCAAGGCCGTCTACGCGTACCCAAGCGAGCACTACGCGTTCTGGCGCAGCGCGCTGCCGGAGACCGCCCTGCCCTGGGGCGCGTTCGGGGAGAACCTCACGATCGTGGGATCCCTCGAGAGTTCGGTCCACGTGGGCGACCGGTTCCGGATCGGTACGGCCATCCTTGCAGCGACGAAGCCGCGGTTCCCTTGCTTCAAACTCGGCATCCGCCTGGGCCGGGACGATCTCGTCGACCGCTTCCTGGCAAGCGGACGGACCGGGTTCTACCTGCGC
This Thermoplasmata archaeon DNA region includes the following protein-coding sequences:
- a CDS encoding MOSC domain-containing protein, with the translated sequence MTAAMGVVSVNVALGRSVSWQGGTVRTGIFKEPVLGRVRVGPLGLEGDEQADLEVHGGPLKAVYAYPSEHYAFWRSALPETALPWGAFGENLTIVGSLESSVHVGDRFRIGTAILAATKPRFPCFKLGIRLGRDDLVDRFLASGRTGFYLRVVQGGDVGAGDSIEPLERMTAAPTIADLAAERRREAGSAP